From the genome of Ahaetulla prasina isolate Xishuangbanna chromosome 15, ASM2864084v1, whole genome shotgun sequence, one region includes:
- the LOC131185749 gene encoding solute carrier family 2, facilitated glucose transporter member 11-like isoform X7 — MASAERQPLVRGAGTRRSLRHQLPTWTLLGTVCAAGIGGTFQYGYNISLINAPTQHIHNFLNETWHNRYRTELSSSMLTLLWSTIASIFSLGGFFGAHLGPIMAGCLGRKGALLMNNLLALFAATLMGASLPTGLFELLIIGRFLIGMNTGIGLSVQPLYIGESAPRHLRGAMVIGSSIFLTGGVLTGQVMGLRELLGGEEFWPFLLSSCGLPAIIQLLSLPWFPESPRFTLLDRGDETKGVKALKRFHGPLRYHKELEDIQRERFALQGEKAKKPWELFADRSIRWQLIAVICLTMGQQLSGINTIYFYASYVFAETGIPPEKIPYVTSGTGMCECLTALTCGLLVESLGRRALILGGYCLMMFWCIILTISLTFQMYAWAPYLSIACIFAFILSFGLGPAWITHLSSILLESPTWRYCMHPFMLV; from the exons ATGGCAAGCGCGGAGCGGCAGCCGCTGGTCCGCGGGGCCGGAACCCGCCGGAGTCTCCGGCACCAG CTCCCAACCTGGACCCTTCTTGGTACTGTGTGTGCAGCTGGCATTGGAGGGACCTTTCAATATGGATACAATATTTCTCTCATCAATGCCCCCACTCAG CACATCCACAACTTCCTCAATGAAACCTGGCACAACCGTTACCGGACTGAGCTGAGCTCCAGCATGTTGACTCTTCTCTGGTCCACCATTGCTTCTATTTTTTCCCTAGGCGGGTTCTTTGGGGCTCACCTTGGGCCCATCATGGCTGGTTGTCTGGGCAG GAAAGGAGCTCTGCTGATGAATAACCTCCTTGCCCTCTTTGCTGCTACCCTGATGGGGGCCAGCCTCCCAACAGGGCTCTTCGAATTGCTGATCATTGGGAGGTTTCTCATCGGAATGAATACAG GCATTGGACTCTCTGTGCAGCCTCTCTATATAGGTGAAAGTGCCCCCAGACACCTTCGAGGGGCCATGGTGATAGGCAGTTCCATCTTCCTGACAGGAGGTGTTTTGACCGGGCAAGTGATGGGTCTAAG GGAGCTGCTGGGGGGAGAGGAATTCTGGCCCTTCCTGCTCTCGAGCTGTGGCCTGCCTGCCATAATCCAACTCCTGAGCCTTCCCTGGTTTCCAGAGAGTCCCCGTTTCACATTATTGGACCGAGGGGAcgagaccaagggtgtcaaag cactGAAGCGCTTCCATGGCCCTCTGCGCTACCACAAGGAGCTGGAGGACATCCAGAGAGAGAGGTTTGCCCTCCAAGGGGAGAAGGCAAAGAAGCCCTGGGAGCTCTTTGCCGACCGTAGCATCCGCTGGCAGCTGATTGCAGTCATCTGTCTGACCATGGGCCAGCAGCTCAGTGGGATCAACACA atttactTTTATGCCAGTTACGTCTTTGCAGAGACGGGGATTCCCCCCGAGAAGATCCCCTATGTCACTTCAGGTACAGGGATGTGTGAATGCCTCACTGCCCTCACCTGC gGCTTGCTAGTTGAATCTTTGGGGAGGAGAGCTTTGATCCTGGGAGGCTACTGCCTTATGATGTTTTGGTGCATCATCCTGACCATTTCCCTGACCTTCCAG ATGTATGCATGGGCACCATATCTGAGCATAGCTTGCATATTCGCCTTCATCTTGAGCTTTGGCCTTGGACCAG CCTGGATAACACATCTATCTTCTATACTCTTAGAATCACCAACCTGGAGGTACTGCATGCACCCATTTATGCTGGTCTGA